The genome window ACACTAGAGAGAGCCTATTGGGATGGCTAGCAAGGCCAGGGGAGGAAAAAATTGCATTTGTGTGCATCTAACAGAAAATTGAGCAGTCTCACATTTTATAGCTACATCAGAAGGGAGAGACAAGCAGCCTATAGTATATAATGTATATTGTTCCAACTTTTTCTGTTCAACTGGGTACTGAGAAGTCAAGATTTGTGGACATTTTTTTAACATTGGGCATATAGAAGATCAGCACTTGAAAAGATCATATGACATAAAGATTTGCATTAATATTTGGTTAAATAAGAAatgttattgtattgtcgaaggctttcacggccggattcaactggttattgtggcctttctgggctgtgtggccgtggtctggtagatcttgttcctaatctttagaggtatatcacagagggaagtctgttacacacactgacacacctctgaagatgctagccacagatgcagcgaaatgttaggaacaagatctaccagaccacggccacacagcccggaaaacccacaaccaagaAATGTTATTGTTGCTGGTGAAATACAGTGTCAGTATCCCTCAATCTTTCAGTTAGAAAATGTTGTTAGTAATAATAGCTCATATTAGAATGGATGCAGTGTTGTAGATGTGCATTGTAGGGAACAAATGTTCTGTTATGCTTATTGGTTTTCTCTCTCTGGGCAGGCCTTGGGGTGATTAGCTTAGAGCGTGCTTATCCACTTACCCTGGGTTCCAACATCGGGACTACAACTACTGCTATCCTAGCTGCTTTGACAAGTCCTGGAGACAAATTGGCCAGTGCTTTCCAGGTGAGTAAAAGTTTACTCCCCACTCTTCTGAACTGGAGTTAGCCTCAAGGGTAATCTGTCCACAGCTAATGGTATTTTTTTTGTTACTACTACCAACTAATCTTGGTTTGGCATAACTTTAACTTGCTTAGGAAAGTCCAGACTGATATAAGGACTACAGGTTTGAGCTGAGGGGCACTAAAAGAACCAAGGGAAAAGGGAACGATGCTATTTTACATGACTTACTCTCTTATTTTGCTGCCCCGTCAGTTGCCCAAGGTTGCCTCCAAGATGGTTTACTGatatggttttctttctttcctcagaTTGCTCTCTGCCATTTCTTCTTCAACATTTCTGGAATCTTGCTGTGGTACCCTTTGCCTTGCACCCGCCTGCCAATTCGGATGGCTAGGGCACTAGGAGAGTGCACAGCCAAATACCGCTGGTTTGCTGTCTTTTACCTGATCCTCTGCTTCCTACTGTTGCCATGTCTGGTTTTTGGGCTCTCCATGGCAGGGTGGCAGATCCTGGTATGTGTGGGCGCTCCTTTCCTTAGCCTTCTGTCCTTCTTGGCCTTTGTCAATGTCATGCAATCACGAAACCCTGGTCGGCTGCCAAGCTGGCTTCGGACTTGGGAGTTCCTGCCATACTGGGTACGCTCTCTGCAACCCCTGGATGCCATCATCGCCAGAGCCACGTTGTGCTGTGCTGACTCAAGCAACCCAGAAGAATGCAGAGATGTGTCTTCTTGCATCAAGACCACAGCAGGCCTGCACAACCCTGCAATCACCTTCTTGGAGGAATTGTCTCTATCCCCGGGGCCCTCACCCAAGCTAAATTCATTGCAAATGCAAAGGGCTACTCATTTGTAACCTATGATGGAGCAtggctccctctcttccctgcaaGCAGCACTGCTTAGTGGAAAAGCTGTCATAGGATCAAGCTTTGAGAACATGAAGGTGCAATTGCTATGGCAAAGAATTTTGGGGCTGAGTGCTGTGAGACTGCAGCTTTATCAATGCCATTTGGGATTCATGTGTGTGCATCTTCTTTACAGGCATTGTGGGTGTATCTAGACTATCTGCCATTGTGCGTATGGGATGTTTGTATGCCTTGTGATTATGCACATAACTGCCATAGTGTATATGTATGTTTGCATCCATGAATGCATGTAAAGCTGAAATTCAGCCATTGCAGTTTTGTTTGTGCCTCTCATGTATGAGGGTGTATGTATATAGTGCATTGGATATAATGCCCAAGGTGAATCTTGGAATGCCTGTGCTCCAAATATTCCATGTGGTAGAGGCATTATCTGGTCATTGCTGGGGATTTTCCTACATAGCATTTTACAGGATGCAGGACATAGATGCCATATTAGACACAGTTGGGTAGTGGTGCTTGGAGAGCATTCTTCACCTTCTTAACTGACCCAATATAGTATTAATAGCCTCTTGCCTACCTCTTGCCTTTTGTAAGGAATATCTCAGCACCTGGCATGGTAGTTCCTTGTCAGCACTTGAAACAATgcttcagtgatttttttaaatggtaaaaaTGACTAAGTAATCTCTGGATGACTCTACTTTCACAGATCTATTGCTCTCATTCTGACCTCTTTCAAGACAGGCTATAAATGTTGCATAAGATCAGAATGGGAGCTCAAAAGTCTTAAGTAAGTTCTTGAGAAAGAGGTATATTAAAGGATGAATCTGTATCACACAGCAGCCACAGATGTCAGTAGGTTAAATTCCAATATGGATACATGACCTGGGTCCAAATACTCAGGACCAGTACAGGCTGTAATCTTTCCACTGATTTGACCCCATACATGTATTCTAAGTCACAGTAATGACTTTACAGCCTGTGCTGCACCTCCTTATTActaggactccccccccccccccgtcacagAGACCTGTATCCAGTTAGAAAATCTCAACTGTATTCCGGTTATTACACGTTACATCTTTACAAAATATGCTGCCCATCCACAGAAATTGTAGAAAATGTTTATGTGACAAAAGATCTCTTTTGTCATGTGACTCCTTAATTTCAGACAATTTTCATTTGTTCAAATGTAAATCCACATTGTAAAGATTTTGATGTTTATCATATATAAAACTTGTCCCTACCCTACCTTGTTTAAAGAACAGCTGAGCTATTACAATGCAGATTAACAGCCAACAGGCTAATTAAAACCTTTGTTCATAAAAAGGAAGCCATTTCCTGGTGTATTTTTGGTACTGTGTATGAAAGGCCATTTTAAATCCTAATGAGGTGATTTTTAGAAATCTCAGGAGGGCCCAGGACTTGCAGCGCAACAGTGAGGTGTGGGGATGCAGCCATTTTGCTGATCAAAATGGtgctggaggagggaggagcaagaGCATCTCATCCCACCACACTCCTGGCTCAGTCATGACCATGCCCTTgtggtaggctgaccagccgtcccacttttggtgggaccatcacgcctttagacaatttgtcccgcgtcccgcgcgTTGtgcaaattgtcctgatttttgggaggctgctgcactgccttctggggcgcaaggcagtgcggcagcctcccgtgtgcccggccgcaggagcgcatggccttctggggcttgcagtTTGCCACTCTGTCACAGGGCACTTCTGTGACTGCGCACGCTCACGCGGCCGCTTCCcctgtcccggatcacaaaggtgaccatctggtcaccttaccttgtggtattttttaaaattacctcaTTAGGCTTTGAGATGGCAGAGTCTACAGATCAGGTCCAGGAATGCCAACacgtctagtttggcccttattTTTAAACATGAAAAATAGGAAAGAACCTGGCAAACAGATAGATTCCCTGTTCAAGCAAAAAATCTGGATTGTTATTAAGAGTACAATTTAAAAATTCCTTTAGAAAAATGTATAACtcgggcgggaaaaataaaacatttcctgttttctgcacagctagcaggaaacattttgacaaTATCTTAGGGGAAAAGAAATGCTAGTTAGCGTTTTAGatttaaaaccttttgaggctGGAAGAGTGAgtgttcaaaatgtttttggctaaaagctgtgcagaactcctgcccaaaatgttttatattccagccttgaaacattttatttgtgttgtgcagaatggaccagctTAATTTAGAAtgactcaattttttaaaacttttggcATGACTTTTTAACTTTtggcatcatttaaaaaaactttttagtaTTTGACAGGAAATGCTTTGATGCAATAAGGCATGGGTTCCAATGTCCCCTCTCTAAACACAAACACATGATGTTCTACTCTGAAATCAGTGGACTTTCCCCAGTCACATAGAATTGCAAGGATTCCTTTATTCTCTGCAGCCTTTCCTTAACAATTTGGGACAGCAGTCAAGTACTTCAAGAGTACAATTTTACTGTTGTAGTATTTCATCACCCAGAGTGGGTTTCCAAatcaaaatttcaaaaacaatttcaaaaacaAGAAAAGTTCTGGAGTGATATCATTTATTCTGTATTGGAGCCATGAACCTGCAGTGTTATTGAATGAACAACTTTTATATCATAATACCTCTGTTCATCGGAATTCTGTGCTGTTAGCATATACGGAACCGTGAAATTCAGGTAATCAGTTAAGTGGGCTGAAAACATTAATTGGATCAATTCATTAACTACCAGTTCTAACTTGGGATTTTAATTGGGAACAGAATTGAAGCATTTGTGACTCTTGTTAACAGAAACTAATATTAAACATCCCCCAAATGTTGGCTGTTTTGAGCAAAAAAGGCTACTGAATGGTTAAAAACAAGACAATAAATCAGCTAAATCTATATCATTATAAAGACAATTAAACTACAGTCTTGAATCCTGAATGCACTATAGTAGAAAGATGCCATTAAATCTTTTCACCATGGTTCCTCACCTTTATTGATCCTACAGGAGTTGGCTGTCAGGGAGAGTTGGGAAAAATCTACCAGCCAGTGTCTGGCATCAGGTGAAATATGGGGGGCAGGGGTACAAGGGACGCTAGTGCCACGCACATCATGATGTCCCTTCCAGGAGAAACTGGAAGTGGAGTCATGTCACTCTAGGAATCAGAAATTCGAGTCCTAGAGTGGTGTGATGCCATTTCTggatttttcctggaagtgacttcTCACTGTGCACAAaggcagcaatttttaaaaaatctttgccaTTTGATGAAAaaaagttggcttttataccccacttttcgtTATCCTTAAGGAGCCCCAAAACAGCTTTtcctcaccttgtgaggtagatagggttaagagagtgctgagagaactatgactagctcaaggttacacagcaggcttcatgtggaagagtggggaatcaaatctggttctccagattagagttcgcctcTCTTAACTAGTGTGCTGGACTGGCTCTTGAGGCCAGCAGCTTGAATGAAGAGAGGGTTATTAGTAGGAGGtttaccaccagtggtgggatccaaaaattttagtaacaggttcccatcgtggtgggattcaaactgtggcgtagtgccaatggggctgggcggggcacgacgggggcgtggccgggcattccgggggcagggcattcctgggcggggctgtggcaaggactcagctgctccgccggtccttgggcgggaaacgaatgcatgcaggcgcaagctgccacgcacgccggtacacctcctgctagactgcttcaagttctgcacactactgctgagaggagggcgtaactaaggcaaaaatcacatggcaacatcaccaattagtaaccccctctcagcacacacaaataattagtaacctactcccgggaacctgtgagaacctgctggatcccacctctgtcccccATAGTGGGGCAGCTGGCAACTCTGAGGAAGAACTataaaaaatggctgccttggaagcaGGACCATTCACAAAATGTTAGGAAGTCCCAAATCAAGTGTCCTCCTACAAAAGGCAGCTGCTTCTGAATGCCTGCTTCCTGCAGATGCAAAGTTGATTCCTGCTGGACTCTTTGGAAACACTGTGTGCTCCGATAAGGTAGGGAAAAACCTAGTATTAACCCTTTAGTTTGAGAAGAtgagatgtttgtttgtttccaataAAAGGGAGGGTTGGCTCCTAGAATGGCCATAGGAAGAGTTTGCCATGCCCATGGCCATAAGAAACTATTCGTGGTCAAGTTATAGAATGGGGGCAAAACCAAGACATAACTGCTCGTGACAAAAACCCCATGCTTTTATTATCAGCTGGTACAGAGCTCCCCAAAGCTCCCCTTTCTTCTGTTCTGTTTAAAACTCTTTAGATTTTATCCCCAAGACTCAAGAAGCAAGCAGGTAGCAGGACATACAAAAATAGATGCCATGGCATCTGTAGGTGCCATATTTGGAATCATTGGTGTAGTTGATTACAGTGTGAAAAAGTCTAATAGATCCCCCCATTCACACATAAACACTACCAGATCTGAGATTGCCCTGGGTTGTTAGCAGTTGGCTACCATTAAAAAAATGCACTGCATTTGAGTCTTTATTCAGCTCACCCAGCTGCACTCCCAGCATAAGATGAATAACATGCCCACATGTGTGAACCAGATCTGTCCAAAACTTTCTCCACTTATCTTACACTGGCTTTCTAGTGCACTTGTTCTTACTTTAGTAGTCAATAAAGACTGGAGAGAGCTCAGGGGCCTCCAACAGGTAGACTATGTGCTGCCAGTAACTTACTGGCTTGCTCAAAgcattttagaaacgttttaatTCATAGGATTTTTCTCATTACTACTTCATTTTCGGTGCTGTTCCTATATGCCAGGacaagggttgccagctgcctgaagaagaagaaaaatgtcttttcagTTTGACAGAAGATTGATGGGATGTTATTGGAGCGATGTTATTTTCTTCCATGAAAATCTTCAGCAGCTCATTTCTGCATAcaaagcctctattaaagggacagacatttttctccagttctGCTGGTAACCTTATCCAGGGCAGAATTAAACCTGTTAAGATGTCAgcattggtggggagagagaatcaCTTGGGATATTTACCTTTACTCAGATGTAGCTGGGTACCCCTGAGTTTGAAAATAGCGCTTGTGTTTTGACATGTGTAGTTACATCATTTTGACTAGTCCCAAAAATAACTATCCATTaataaactgatttttaaaataagggaACTATAAACAACCAGATCCATGGATATTCAATGGTAATTGGTGGCCCAGAAATAACCAGCTTGTACTGAAGCAGGATGTTTCATATTTAAACATTCCCAAACCAATTAGCCTCTATCCGTCATCTCATTTATACTCGCTCAGAAGAGACTGTGCGCAGCCACATACCAGAGAAACCTACAAGAAAAAGCAGTAGGTTTAATAGATGATTAACATTTTCAGATGATTAACTTCCCCAGCAGATGAGGCAGCTGCGTAGTATTATTTGTTTGTGGCTCTGTGCCTTACAACACTGTATTCCAACCTCACATCAGATACAGGATCGTTAATTGCTTGTGGAGCTGTTCTGGGAGAATCAATATTTAATGCCAAATATGAATAATTCTGTGGGATCTCCTCCCTTTGCATTGCTAATGTGCACTCTAGACGTGAATATGGAATGGTTGCTATAAGTGGCTCACAAGCAGTTCCTTAAacctggcctttaaaaaaaagttaaccaCCCACGCTCGCCGTACTCTTGCGAGTAGGTGAGCTGTATTTTAAGCATTAATCACTGgagggggtgggtgagtggggcgAACGCGAGTGCTTGGAACAGAGGCCGGCCACCCTAGATGGAGTTGGCCACTAGGTGGCAATGCTGAGCTGTATAAAGCGCAGCGATGAGGCGACGGAGACGGTGCTGGCGGACTGTGCCCTCCCAGGAGACACCGGAGGGGCCTCCAGCCCGGGCAGCAAAAAGGCAGACTTGTAATGAGCCTGTCGCCACTTCAGAATGCAAGCCAGACATTTCCAGTCCAGATGCCACTGAATTTGAGCTAGCCCTTGCCAGGCCCAGGCCGCTCTTAAAAGTGCTAACCAGAAACAGATGATGAATTAATAAAGCTGCGACACTACTCCTGTGCATGTACAGAGTTATTCCCTTCAGCAGTGAGTGAGCCCAGCAATACATCGGAGGCGGGGGTGCGGAATTCTAAACCCAAAAACATGATGTCTTCGTAAACTTCAGCCCCCGACCCTTTTGGCAGCCCGTGCTTCGTATTGCCTAAGCAGAGTCAAAAAGCCTCCTAGGAAAGTGCaggataaacatttttttaaaaaaatatcagagCAGCAATACAATAGATTGCAACACCCCACTTCCCaggagctcgggggggggggtgcggggggggatGCTTGCTTCCCCCCTGCTGTAGTTCAGCTTCGACCGGCCCTACCTCGGCTCATCCAGGGAATccgaaagacccccccccccccgagctcccTCAAAAGTCCACTTGCAGCAGTAGAATCATTTCATCCTTTTGGTGCAGCGGGGGCGATGCTGTGCGAAGGCATAGACACTGTCGacccctctccccacccatcAGGGCAATCGAGAAAgatgctgtctttttaaaaatcaagcgaCACTTCCATTCTCTTCCCACCGAAAACTTTTCTTGGCCGGAGTTTTCCCTTCCATTGTCGCCCCGCTGCCCTCCCAGCGGGCTAAGATCCCCCGAAGATTTCCTTGGAAGGAAGTCCCGTCGAAAGCTGGGGCAGTGCCTTGCCTGCCCAGCCAGTTGGCCCAGCCCTTCCCCTGGGTGTGGGCGGCTGCCAGGTGCTCTGGGCAAGGGTGAGCGGGGCTGAGGGCTTGTTACTGTTGGCAGCAAGCAGCCTCTCCCACCAGTCGGAGCTGGCTGGCCGCCGCAGCCCAAccagacgccgccgccgccgccgcccacccctcctttccctcccgaagggctctgctcGGAGACCGAAGCTAGGAGAAGCTCAGAGCTGGGGCAGCTCCGACGGGCTCCAGTCTTCTGCAAGGAGAGGAAGGCCTCAGCCGAGGAAGAAAGGACTCTCCTCTCCCACCCACAAGGTTGCCATCCAGGCAACTCCGAAGAGAGACAAAGGTTGGGAGGGGGCTGCGCCCAGAGGGAAGTGGGCACCTTCGCCAGTCCCTGCCTGGGATGCCAGATTTGTCTTGGATGGTGGTGTCTGTGGTCAGAGGAACCTTCCTGGAATCCACTATGGCGCTCCAAGGCCCACCATGCCGCCTCGGACCCAAGGAGTCTCAGCTTCTGCTTTAACATCTGGCACACAACACTGGGATTGTGCCCCAACCCAGGATGGGGCCTTGTGAGGAAGGCTGTTGGCACCACACTCACTTGGACTCATGACTGTGCCGCTAGAAGTGCCCTGGAAGTGGGCGTGGGCAACCAGGGAGCCTGGGAGCGGCACTGAGGCACTTTGGGGCACCCCCATGGCCTGGTCGGGGGATGCATGGGATGGAGCCCCTCTGCAACGCTTCCACCAACTGGAGCTGCCAGGCGACCCCTAGAGTCCCTTACTCACCTCTGTCCACCGCACTCATTCTGCTGGCGGTGCTGACTGTGGCACTTGTGACGCTGATGGGGAATGTGCTGGTAGTGCTGGCTGTGTACACCAGCCGTGCTCTTCGGGCCCCACAGAACCTCTTCCTGGTGTCGCTGGCTGCAGCTGACATCCTCGTAGCCACCCTCATCATCCCCTTCTCCCTGGTCAACGAGCTCATGGGCTACTGGTGCTTTGGCCCCCTTTGGTGCAGCCTCTACCTGTCACTGGATGTGCTGTTCTGCACCGCCTCCATCATGCACCTGTGTGCCATCAGCCTGGATCGATACTGGGCTGTGACCAGGGCTGCCCGCTACAACCTCAAAAGGAGCCCCCGGAGGGTGAAGTGCACGATCGGGGTTGTGTGGGCCATCGCCGCCTTCGTGTCCTTGCCTCCGCTGTTCAAGTCGACATCTCAGGCCTGGAAGTGCCAGCTGCACGATGACACCTGGTACGTTCTGGCTTCTTGCACCGCCTCCTTCTATGCCCCTTGCCTCATCATGGTTGCAGTCTACTGCCGGATCTATCACGTGGCCAAGCACAGGAACTCGATAGTCCTAGCTGCCAGACGTGCCTCTCACCCCACCCTCATCACTGCCGTCAAGTGTGCCACTTTCCAAGCCAACACCCAGCAGCCCCCCGGAGAAGTGCAGAGTCCCGATCTGGAGCAAGGCCAGCTCTCTCTCAACCTGCCCAGCTTGCCCCGGCCCTCTCGGCAATGGTGGGCAGAAGAAGCCAGCAATAGCGGTGCCAGACCTCAAAAGACCCAGAGGCTTTCCTGGTCAATTCCCTCCAGCCGGAAGCACCGCAGAAGCAGGGACTTTTCCATCTCCAGTAACCGACTGATTCAATTGAGAGAGCGCAGGTTCACCTTTGTCCTGGCTGTCATCATTGGGGCTTTTGTGCTCTGCTGGTTCCCATTCTTTTTCATGTACAGCCTTGAATCCGTGTTCGGGGAAGACTGCTGCATCTCCAGGACTctcttcaaattcttcttctggaTTGGTTACTGCAACAGCAGCCTCAACCCCATCATCTACACTGTCTTCAATCGGGACTTCCGTCGGGCCTTCCAGCACCTTCTGTCTCGTGCCTGCCAACTTTCATGTCGAAAATGAGGGTTCTTCTTTAGGGCTGGAGGCTGAAAAGAGCTCTTGGGCCTGAGTCTGAAATGTCATCCTAAGGTTGCAGTGAAGGTAACTTGAGGCGGAGGAACAGTTTGGCTGTAAGTGTGCTGAAGAACTTCCAGTGAAGGATACACATGCCAAAAATAACAG of Sphaerodactylus townsendi isolate TG3544 linkage group LG03, MPM_Stown_v2.3, whole genome shotgun sequence contains these proteins:
- the LOC125427671 gene encoding alpha-2Da adrenergic receptor-like, whose protein sequence is MHGMEPLCNASTNWSCQATPRVPYSPLSTALILLAVLTVALVTLMGNVLVVLAVYTSRALRAPQNLFLVSLAAADILVATLIIPFSLVNELMGYWCFGPLWCSLYLSLDVLFCTASIMHLCAISLDRYWAVTRAARYNLKRSPRRVKCTIGVVWAIAAFVSLPPLFKSTSQAWKCQLHDDTWYVLASCTASFYAPCLIMVAVYCRIYHVAKHRNSIVLAARRASHPTLITAVKCATFQANTQQPPGEVQSPDLEQGQLSLNLPSLPRPSRQWWAEEASNSGARPQKTQRLSWSIPSSRKHRRSRDFSISSNRLIQLRERRFTFVLAVIIGAFVLCWFPFFFMYSLESVFGEDCCISRTLFKFFFWIGYCNSSLNPIIYTVFNRDFRRAFQHLLSRACQLSCRK